DNA from Longimicrobium sp.:
CGCATCCTCGCGGACACGCTCTCCCGCGAAGACGGCGCCGCGCTCCTCTTCTGGGGCGTGGTGCGCAACGAGAACGATGGACGCGCCGTGACCCAGCTCGAGTACCACGCATACGAGGCGATGGCCGAACGCGAGCTCCTCCGCATCGCCGACGAGGCGCGCGAGCGGTGGGGGACGGGCGACATCCGCGTCGTCCATCGCGTCGGATTGCTGCAGGTGGGGGAGGCGAGCATCGCCATCGCCGTAGCGGCGCCGCATCGCGGGGAGGCGTACGAGGCCAGCCGCTACGTCATCGAGCAGGTCAAGCAGCGCGTGCCCGTATG
Protein-coding regions in this window:
- a CDS encoding molybdenum cofactor biosynthesis protein MoaE, translating into MGASYAAVVAEPLDAARILADTLSREDGAALLFWGVVRNENDGRAVTQLEYHAYEAMAERELLRIADEARERWGTGDIRVVHRVGLLQVGEASIAIAVAAPHRGEAYEASRYVIEQVKQRVPVWKREGYVEGAHEWVPGFTPAAG